The Phyllopteryx taeniolatus isolate TA_2022b chromosome 2, UOR_Ptae_1.2, whole genome shotgun sequence nucleotide sequence AACCAGCGGGAAAAGCCTCCCTGTCCCTTCCTGGTTGGCTGCTATGCAAATACTTgcaaatatgggcaagcttgcacTGGGGCGATGTCATCCTTGCGTGCTGCACCACGGTGAACACCAAGAAAACCAAGTGCACTGTGAAAAAAGTCTATTGCAACACCATCTCCATATAACGTAAGATCATCCTTAACACTACACAAGGAACTTGTTGACAACATGAGGTAAGTCTCTGCACTTGTATTCATCTGCGAGACTGTTTATGTACTTTGgtgggtgctgctgttttggttagcgagAGAGTTCAAACAAGCTCAGCAATTATGTAACTATTTGATATACGTGTGTTAAAAATATTGTCTCTGAATTGTGATGTttgggaaaagggaggcataGCGTCTATTACAGGGACAACAGCTACTGCAGGAAATAGGgtacatccattcattttgcaTGGGAAGGACTAGCCTCCGTTAGAGATACATTGTGTTCTGAAAAACAAGCTATACAGTGGCATCAACGTAGAGTTGCCACTGAAACATATTAATTATAACTAATAAGGAGGCAGTCTTGGACACTTTAGACCAATATGAAACCAAATTGAgttccactttggaggttctgCTGTAAAAACATTATGAAGCATTATTTCTGATTATGAGACTGGAAGACACACTCACTTCCTTATGAAGCACAGTGGCCTTCACTGGATGTTTGTCCGTCATGCACTGGGAGATTTTCTTCTAATCTGAATGGATGGAGGCACCTGATGACCCTGAAggggtggtacttggtgtgatgcataaaataaaagtaactcATCAAAACTCGAAGGAAATGGCTAGATATGTTTCGTTAGAGCATGtcaatctaaaaaataaaagccataGTCATGTTTTATATTCATCCAGATTTCATCGCAGGAACTAactaaaatatgcatgttatatTTTTAGGGAATTCTGAAAGACAGTATGTGTGTTTACTTTCATATTATGCTACATCTGTCCATCCGTTTTGCGTGCGCTTGTCCTCAGCACGGATGAGCTGGAAGCCTattccatctgactttgggcgagtggCGGGCACACTGAAGTTTCCTGCAGCCAGTTGCATGGGTGGCACagagtatagacaaacaaccattcatgttAACTCACATTTATGGACAATTAAGtcatcaatgaacctaacgtgcatgtttttgggatgcaagTAAGCATAAGGAGACCATGCAAACCCAACGCAAGAGGGCCGAAGCCGAGAATCAAATCCAGGACCTCTCGCctgtgagacagacatgctaaccactagggtCACCATGGGGCCCCACTAGGGTTTGTTTAATTCACTGTAACTATTTTCAACAGCTAAAATTACTCATTCATTGCAATTAACATACCTGTATTTGTCATACAATTAAGTTTGTGTCTTAGAATGTATCCTATACAAATTGTGTATTGTGTATAattgtaaatacaaaaacaagatagttaaaatatatacataggTATCCAAATGATTTGTACAGCAGATCAAAGATGTGTTTGATCAAATATGTTAGTTGAAAAAATATTATGTTAATTCCTTTATAACAAATACCTAAAACAAGAGAACCAATTTTGAAATAACTACAGgtgcatttcaataaatttgaatgccGCAGaatagttcatttatttcagtagttaaatgcaaaaagtgaaactcatatattgtatattgtagtttcattgaacacattggaaaatactttttaaaaggcCGAATCCTACCTACTTTTGTCTGTTAAAAGTAATTTCAAGTGTTTCTTGAGAAGgtgaacttttgttttttgttacccTTATACTATAGTCATCAACAtaatagaaaaataaagaatttgtGACATGTTTCTTCTACTCTATGTGCAGTgtctatattatatattaatattatggAGGGttttcactgtttgaattgAGATGTACCCATTTACTGTgcgaattttttttccacagaattTTTATAGTaaaaatatagtaataataataagctgTATTAGAAATTTCTAATTCAAGCTCAAATTGTAATCCTTCAGAAGGCACAGATTTCCATAGTTGAGGTCCAGTACTTTGTAAAATGAGCGAACGTGTGCGTCTCGCAGCCTGTAGGTGGCAGCagccgatatatatatattttttaatcatccaGCCTGTAGAGAGCAGCAATGACCTCTTCCAACCTTAAGGTAGCCGGAAATAGTTATGACTGAAAGTCCAACAATTTCCGGGTATCGCCACCAAAGCAACTTTCCCCGTTTGTGTAGCGACTTTCGAGTGAATttgtcacacacaaaaattcgGACGTTTTAAAATGAACACTGGACTGAAACACTGGAAAGAGGCGGCCACTCTCATTTTGGCCGCGGGTCACAGGCTCGGCGCGGACAGTTTATCCTCACCGGGTGTTGTGTGCTCCCAGCCGGGCAAAAACGAACGACGACCTCCAGTCACGCAGCGGTTTGACTACAATGTTTTACTCCTTAAACGAAGCAGTAAAAGCGGGTTCATGCCAAACGCCTATGTGTTCCCCGGAGGTATGGTGGACTCCTCCGACTTTTCCAGTGAGTGGTTGGACGTTTTCAAAGCTTTTACGAACTCTCGGAATTTTGGCTTAAGGAGCGTGAAACAACCATCGGAGACCAGACCGCCGATATTTGCTACTGACAGGCTCAAGCTGGGCTCACCAATCCCGGGAGATGTTGCGTTCCGGATCTGTGCCTTGAGGGAGACATTCGAGGAGTCAGGCGTGCTGCTTTTTGTGTCCAAAAAGGATGAATTGAGTCTACTAAAGAGCCTTAATGACAGGTGCGCCGCTGATGAAGTCAAGCATTACAGAGTAAACGAGTTGTGCAGCGGTGAACTGAGCAGGTGGAGGACTCTGGTCAACCAGAACCCGTCCAACTTCGTCAGGATGTGCagggagctggaggtggtgccCAACATCTGGGCCCTCCACGAGTGGGCCAACTGGCTGACCCCAGCGGGACGATACTGCGTGAAGAGGTTTGACACGGCCTTCTTCATGTGCTGCCTGGAGGAGAGACCACATGCCTTCCAAGACCAGAAGGAAATTCAACACTTACAGGTGAGACATAACATCGTTTCAGGGCCACTATTTATCTTGTTTGTTGATACGTGCCCTACGATTGTGTGTGATGTGAAAATGTTGGCCATGAATCGTGTCACACAAGGATTACAATTCAAAACAATGATTGACTTTTCTCATTACAAAAGAAATGTTTAGTGTTTCCGATGTAATCTCAAAGGTTGAACAATTCTCAAgggttttattttcacttcccctctcaaaaagaatttttttttttccaaatgagaTTGATGTGTTGTTATTGATCCCATTAATGGTGGgcaaagttttgaaataatttggtGAGGTCTTAATATCTTGATATCACAATAACCTGTTTCCCACTGACACACCTGAAATCAAACCTGTATCCACTATGTCCCAGTGGTCGACACCCTCAGACATCTTGCAGAACTTCCAGGATCGCGATTTGTGGATCGCCCCCCCGCAGTACTACGAGCTGAGTCGCATGTGCCGCTTCCCCTCGCTGAGCGACCTCCACGCGTTTGCCAGACGGCGCGGCACCGACGGCTGCGAGCAATGGCTTCCTGTCATCTTCTTGCAG carries:
- the nudt19 gene encoding nucleoside diphosphate-linked moiety X motif 19 → MNTGLKHWKEAATLILAAGHRLGADSLSSPGVVCSQPGKNERRPPVTQRFDYNVLLLKRSSKSGFMPNAYVFPGGMVDSSDFSSEWLDVFKAFTNSRNFGLRSVKQPSETRPPIFATDRLKLGSPIPGDVAFRICALRETFEESGVLLFVSKKDELSLLKSLNDRCAADEVKHYRVNELCSGELSRWRTLVNQNPSNFVRMCRELEVVPNIWALHEWANWLTPAGRYCVKRFDTAFFMCCLEERPHAFQDQKEIQHLQWSTPSDILQNFQDRDLWIAPPQYYELSRMCRFPSLSDLHAFARRRGTDGCEQWLPVIFLQDDSYVSVLPGDHLYPSNSSETTNVETREGSESALHRFLISDPYCPHLQVNITPKFNHMLPLIGPLESTTPV